A region of Gammaproteobacteria bacterium DNA encodes the following proteins:
- a CDS encoding CHASE domain-containing protein: MTSKSFTSPSIIAYLVGLTSIMLTLVAWHYAKQLTETKEHAKLASESHALANTINRQLGNYQQILDGLTGLFAASVSVDRNEFHAYTRQIDAIRRFPGIRRFAYCGMVRAEALRNHITEVRAEGFPAYTVTPPGSRPEYCPVIYLEPFEHGKPKSFGADILADPLRREAMTQARDSGASVSTRRLTLIGDAGVSSQPGFVIFSPVYRNGEPKQSLDERRKALVGFVYASFRLDELFAGLMAHDRFPGLVFDVYEGNSLNPRSLLYSSSPHVSWVEQDTVTEQIKIAGRIWTLKIISSGKPGNITDNVATFTLIGGFSISAMLFLATFLQARNFAQRAASEQKIRILNASLEHRVKQRTAQLEAAIKELEAFSYSVSHDLRAPLRSIDGFSQVLLEDYESSLDGTGQDYLRRVRAAAQRMGMLIDDLIKLSRATRASVNMGPVDLSSLASEIATELSNSFPGQHVDFITHPGIIAEGDRSLLQIVLENLLGNAWKYSSKTPDPRIEFGQIEESGRVVFFVRDNGAGFDMRYVDKLFVAFQRLHGVNAFSGTGIGLATVQRIITRHGGRVWAESKPGEGATFYFTLSAP; this comes from the coding sequence ATGACCTCAAAAAGTTTCACCTCTCCCTCTATAATCGCCTACCTGGTGGGACTCACTTCGATCATGCTGACTCTTGTGGCATGGCACTATGCCAAACAACTTACCGAAACGAAAGAACACGCAAAACTTGCCAGTGAATCACATGCGCTGGCGAATACCATCAATCGCCAACTAGGCAACTATCAGCAGATACTCGATGGATTGACGGGACTGTTCGCCGCGAGCGTCTCCGTCGACCGTAACGAATTTCACGCTTATACCAGGCAAATCGATGCCATCCGTCGCTTTCCAGGAATACGCCGCTTCGCATATTGCGGCATGGTGCGCGCAGAGGCTCTCCGCAATCATATCACCGAAGTCCGCGCGGAAGGTTTTCCGGCGTACACCGTCACGCCGCCGGGTAGCCGGCCCGAGTACTGTCCGGTAATTTATTTGGAGCCATTTGAGCACGGCAAACCGAAATCGTTTGGTGCGGACATACTGGCAGATCCCCTACGCCGTGAAGCCATGACACAAGCGCGCGATTCGGGCGCGTCTGTCTCTACGAGACGCCTTACTCTGATAGGGGACGCAGGAGTATCCTCACAACCTGGATTCGTCATATTCTCCCCTGTCTACCGGAACGGTGAACCAAAACAGTCACTCGATGAGCGACGCAAGGCGCTTGTGGGGTTCGTATATGCCAGTTTCCGCTTGGACGAACTCTTTGCCGGACTTATGGCGCATGATCGTTTCCCAGGCTTGGTGTTCGATGTCTACGAAGGCAATTCACTCAACCCCCGATCTCTGCTCTACAGTTCTTCTCCGCACGTATCCTGGGTTGAACAGGATACAGTGACCGAGCAGATCAAAATAGCAGGCCGCATCTGGACGCTCAAAATCATCTCCTCTGGCAAACCTGGAAACATTACCGACAATGTGGCCACATTCACCCTGATAGGCGGGTTTTCCATCAGCGCCATGCTCTTCTTGGCGACATTCTTGCAGGCACGTAATTTTGCGCAACGCGCCGCATCCGAACAGAAAATCCGCATATTGAACGCGAGTCTGGAACATCGCGTGAAACAACGTACTGCGCAACTTGAAGCCGCCATCAAGGAGCTTGAGGCATTCAGTTACTCGGTATCTCATGATTTGCGTGCACCTCTGCGCAGCATCGATGGTTTCAGCCAGGTTTTGCTGGAAGACTACGAAAGTAGTCTCGATGGCACGGGACAGGATTATCTGCGGCGAGTGCGTGCAGCGGCTCAGCGCATGGGAATGTTGATCGACGATTTGATTAAACTGTCGCGCGCCACCCGTGCCAGCGTGAACATGGGTCCGGTTGATCTTTCCAGTCTCGCCAGTGAGATTGCCACAGAGCTGTCCAACAGCTTTCCCGGCCAACATGTGGACTTCATAACCCACCCAGGCATCATTGCCGAAGGCGATCGCTCGCTACTGCAGATTGTCCTCGAAAACCTGCTTGGCAATGCCTGGAAATACTCATCGAAGACCCCTGATCCCCGCATCGAATTCGGCCAGATTGAAGAATCCGGCCGCGTAGTCTTCTTTGTGCGGGACAACGGCGCGGGCTTCGATATGCGTTATGTGGACAAGCTCTTTGTCGCCTTCCAGCGATTACATGGCGTGAACGCGTTTTCCGGAACAGGCATCGGCCTGGCGACTGTGCAGCGCATCATCACCCGCCACGGTGGGCGGGTCTGGGCGGAAAGCAAGCCAGGAGAGGGCGCGACGTTTTATTTCACTTTGTCAGCGCCATAA
- a CDS encoding peptidylprolyl isomerase, with protein MLIEANKVVTFHYRLSEPGTEVFEDSHQGSPMVYLHGHHGMLPGLETALAGKQAGDTFTVTLPPEQAYGLRRENSQQRVSVKHVVNPSGRKIAYKPGMVVQVNTNDGPREVVVVKAGLKTIDVDTNHPLAGKTLIFEIDVVDVRAASAEEVSHRHVHGDGGHHH; from the coding sequence GTGTTGATTGAAGCCAATAAAGTAGTGACGTTTCATTACCGGTTGAGCGAGCCTGGCACAGAGGTTTTTGAAGACTCGCATCAGGGTAGCCCTATGGTTTATTTGCATGGGCATCACGGCATGCTGCCGGGATTGGAGACCGCTCTGGCGGGCAAGCAAGCCGGCGACACGTTTACGGTAACGCTGCCACCAGAACAGGCCTATGGTTTGCGGCGTGAAAATTCGCAACAGAGGGTATCTGTTAAACACGTGGTCAATCCTTCCGGTAGAAAGATTGCCTATAAGCCGGGCATGGTGGTGCAGGTTAATACCAATGATGGCCCACGAGAGGTTGTTGTGGTTAAGGCGGGACTCAAAACGATTGATGTGGACACTAATCACCCTTTGGCGGGCAAGACACTGATCTTTGAAATAGATGTGGTTGATGTACGCGCAGCATCGGCGGAAGAAGTCTCTCATCGTCATGTGCATGGCGATGGTGGCCATCATCATTAA
- a CDS encoding DMT family transporter — MSVPAAFIGVILIWSTTPLAIKWSSEGGGFLFGVTARMLLGAALCLALIRVLRVDMPWHKNARRTYLAAGLGIYGAMITVYWGAQYIPSGLISVLYGLTPLMTGVLAAVFLGESGVKPGKFSGMVAGVAGLVVIFGVGVRTDAFAVLGMAAVLLSVFLHAASAVWIKRIGAEMPAMAVTGGGLLVAAPLYLTTWILVDGSLPRALPIRAMLSIGYLGTVGSVLGFILYYYALKHLAVGRIALITLITPITALLLGSFLNGEHVGMQVWMGTALIMAGLVLHQWSDRPWK, encoded by the coding sequence GTGTCTGTGCCAGCCGCTTTTATCGGTGTCATTCTCATTTGGTCCACCACGCCTTTGGCGATCAAATGGAGTAGTGAGGGTGGCGGGTTTTTGTTTGGGGTGACCGCGCGCATGTTGCTTGGCGCTGCGCTATGTCTGGCGCTCATCCGTGTGCTGCGTGTCGATATGCCTTGGCATAAAAACGCGCGGCGCACCTATTTAGCGGCCGGATTGGGCATCTATGGCGCGATGATCACCGTTTACTGGGGTGCGCAGTATATTCCTTCGGGGTTGATCTCGGTTTTGTACGGATTAACGCCATTGATGACAGGCGTGCTGGCCGCGGTGTTTTTGGGCGAAAGCGGCGTTAAACCAGGCAAGTTTTCAGGCATGGTGGCAGGTGTGGCGGGGCTGGTGGTTATCTTCGGTGTGGGGGTGCGTACTGATGCCTTCGCGGTTTTAGGCATGGCGGCTGTCCTGCTTTCTGTATTTCTGCATGCGGCAAGCGCGGTGTGGATTAAACGTATCGGTGCGGAGATGCCTGCCATGGCGGTAACGGGGGGTGGTCTGTTGGTGGCCGCACCCTTGTATCTGACGACGTGGATACTCGTGGATGGCTCACTGCCACGGGCATTGCCCATCCGCGCGATGTTGTCTATCGGATATTTAGGGACAGTAGGCTCTGTGCTGGGTTTTATACTGTATTACTATGCCCTCAAACACTTGGCGGTGGGACGCATCGCCTTGATAACCTTGATAACGCCGATAACGGCCCTGCTGCTGGGGTCCTTCTTGAATGGCGAGCATGTGGGCATGCAAGTCTGGATGGGTACCGCATTGATTATGGCGGGCCTGGTCTTGCATCAGTGGAGTGACCGGCCATGGAAGTAA
- a CDS encoding Lpp/OprI family alanine-zipper lipoprotein, which produces MNKLLKLSPIVLSLGLVACATSGDLDKIRATAEQAQETAGAAQAKADQALSKTATAQSTADQALSKATSAASTADQAMSKANAAQSTADQVMGKADEANRKADQTNEKLDRMFRKSMEK; this is translated from the coding sequence ATGAATAAACTACTGAAGCTGTCCCCCATCGTGCTGTCCCTTGGGTTGGTTGCCTGCGCAACGAGCGGCGACTTGGACAAGATCCGCGCCACAGCCGAGCAGGCACAGGAGACTGCAGGTGCCGCTCAAGCCAAAGCGGATCAAGCGTTAAGCAAAACGGCTACGGCGCAATCCACCGCAGACCAGGCGCTGAGCAAGGCGACCAGTGCCGCTTCGACCGCAGATCAGGCAATGAGCAAGGCTAATGCTGCTCAATCAACTGCCGATCAGGTCATGGGCAAGGCCGATGAAGCCAACCGGAAAGCTGATCAAACCAATGAAAAGCTTGATCGGATGTTTAGAAAGTCGATGGAAAAATAA
- a CDS encoding L,D-transpeptidase, producing MWKWLTNKIGYLVRVAGLLLCVLSGIADAEETQPWVMVDSRQQTLTVFAGQNKVLKHFPYVALGRGGVAGDRHRGDRTTPLGTFHVAWINPNSRFGIFFGLDFPTVENADRAYRDNLIDRDTYLNIIDAVIERRVPPQDTPLGGQIGIHGLGGRDPRLHRGFNWTDGCIALTDAQIRSLASLVRIGTKVLII from the coding sequence ATGTGGAAATGGCTGACAAATAAAATCGGTTATTTGGTGCGTGTCGCAGGATTGTTGTTGTGCGTCTTGTCCGGCATCGCGGATGCGGAAGAAACCCAGCCATGGGTTATGGTGGATAGCCGCCAGCAAACACTGACCGTCTTCGCGGGGCAAAATAAGGTGCTTAAGCATTTCCCTTATGTGGCGCTGGGGCGGGGTGGCGTGGCGGGTGATCGTCATCGAGGTGATCGCACCACCCCTTTGGGCACATTTCATGTGGCATGGATTAATCCGAACAGCCGCTTTGGTATATTCTTCGGCCTTGACTTCCCTACTGTGGAGAACGCGGATCGCGCCTATCGCGACAATCTTATTGATCGTGATACCTACCTCAATATTATCGACGCCGTTATCGAGCGCCGTGTTCCTCCACAAGATACGCCGCTGGGCGGACAAATCGGTATTCATGGCCTGGGCGGCAGAGATCCGCGCTTGCACCGCGGCTTCAATTGGACCGATGGCTGTATTGCGTTAACCGACGCGCAGATCAGATCGCTTGCTAGTTTAGTGCGAATCGGCACCAAGGTGTTGATCATCTAA
- the rlmH gene encoding 23S rRNA (pseudouridine(1915)-N(3))-methyltransferase RlmH: MRIYLIAVGDRMPGWVQEGYQEYAKRMPPECGLHLIEIIPGKRGKGADVERTVHDEGERMLAAIPRGCRVLALDVPGRQWSTEDLSQKLAGWMQGGCDVALLVGGPEGLSAACRQRAEGLWSLSLLTLPHPVVRIVIAEQLYRAWSILKNHPYHRK, translated from the coding sequence ATGCGTATTTACTTGATTGCAGTAGGTGACCGTATGCCAGGGTGGGTGCAAGAGGGGTATCAGGAATACGCCAAGCGCATGCCGCCGGAGTGCGGATTGCATCTGATTGAAATAATCCCCGGCAAGCGTGGCAAGGGTGCCGATGTGGAACGGACTGTGCATGACGAGGGTGAGCGTATGCTGGCAGCGATACCCCGTGGTTGCCGGGTGCTTGCGCTCGATGTGCCGGGACGCCAGTGGAGTACCGAGGATCTGTCACAGAAGTTGGCGGGCTGGATGCAGGGCGGTTGTGATGTCGCGCTGCTTGTAGGTGGCCCCGAGGGTCTGTCTGCCGCGTGCCGGCAGCGTGCCGAGGGATTATGGTCTCTGTCACTGCTGACATTGCCGCACCCCGTAGTGCGCATCGTAATTGCCGAACAGCTGTATCGGGCGTGGAGTATTCTAAAAAATCATCCTTACCACCGGAAGTAA
- a CDS encoding OmpA family protein, translating into MTIRWKTGLALTIIAGLALGQVGCATTPGSQTSSGSEPMSHTKKGALIGGLGGAIVGGLIGSKKANAGKGALIGGVVGAAGGGIIGNYMDKQAQELEQVAEVKRVDDGIVATMKDKILFDFNQSALKPESKASLQKMADILKKYEKTEITVAGYTDNVGTMSHNQQLSERRANAVRAYLIDQGVKASRMTVMGFGPDNPVASNDAADGRAQNRRVELHISPNDQLLKDGQNQG; encoded by the coding sequence ATGACTATCCGCTGGAAAACAGGCCTTGCCTTGACCATCATCGCCGGACTTGCTCTTGGGCAGGTCGGATGCGCGACAACGCCAGGCTCGCAAACCTCATCCGGATCTGAGCCGATGTCACACACCAAAAAAGGCGCGCTGATCGGTGGACTGGGTGGCGCTATCGTCGGCGGTCTGATCGGCAGCAAGAAAGCCAACGCCGGCAAAGGCGCGTTGATCGGCGGCGTGGTCGGCGCGGCGGGCGGTGGCATTATCGGCAATTATATGGACAAGCAGGCGCAGGAATTGGAGCAGGTTGCAGAGGTAAAGCGTGTCGATGATGGCATCGTGGCCACTATGAAGGACAAGATTCTTTTCGATTTTAACCAGTCGGCCCTTAAGCCAGAATCGAAAGCCAGCCTGCAAAAAATGGCTGACATTTTGAAAAAATATGAGAAAACTGAAATTACGGTGGCGGGTTATACCGATAATGTCGGCACAATGAGCCATAACCAGCAGCTTTCAGAGCGCCGGGCCAATGCCGTGCGCGCCTATCTGATAGATCAGGGTGTAAAAGCCAGCCGCATGACAGTGATGGGGTTCGGCCCGGACAATCCGGTGGCCTCCAATGATGCCGCCGATGGCCGCGCGCAAAACCGCCGTGTCGAGCTGCATATATCCCCGAACGACCAGTTACTCAAAGACGGGCAGAACCAGGGATAA
- the rsfS gene encoding ribosome silencing factor, whose product MQSEELKQFAVAALEDMKAVDIKVFDVRGITGITDFMVIASGTSSRHVKSVADHVSMEAKKVGVRPLGVEGGREGEWVLVDLADVVVHVMLPQARDFYQLEKLWDVGARKQDSMTGS is encoded by the coding sequence ATGCAATCTGAAGAATTGAAGCAGTTCGCGGTTGCCGCGCTCGAAGATATGAAGGCGGTTGATATCAAGGTGTTCGATGTGCGCGGCATCACCGGCATCACGGACTTTATGGTGATTGCCAGCGGCACGTCCAGCCGACATGTCAAATCGGTGGCCGATCATGTGAGTATGGAGGCCAAAAAAGTGGGGGTACGACCGCTAGGCGTGGAAGGCGGGCGTGAAGGCGAGTGGGTGCTGGTTGATCTGGCGGATGTAGTGGTGCATGTCATGCTGCCACAGGCGCGCGACTTTTACCAGTTGGAGAAGCTGTGGGATGTTGGGGCGCGCAAGCAGGATTCCATGACTGGTAGTTGA
- the rlmKL gene encoding bifunctional 23S rRNA (guanine(2069)-N(7))-methyltransferase RlmK/23S rRNA (guanine(2445)-N(2))-methyltransferase RlmL codes for MKKSNFFATAPKGMEPLLADELRALGVSSVAETRAGVAFEASLEQAYRVCLWSRIANRVLLPLATFSAPSPEALYAGVRSIRWDEHLSAEGTLTVDFSALQSQITHTHFGALKVKDAIVDQFRDATGIRPSVARERPDVRINVYLRRDVATVSLDLSGESLHRRGYRQEGVEAPLKENLAAAILLRAGWPEIARAGGALLDPMCGSGTLPIEAAMIAADIAPGLLRPYYGFLRWKGHDAGAWASLIAEAQARRAQGVKHLPPISGYDADPGAVRIALVNVEHAGLQGKVHIERRELANMDAPRSHQPGLVVVNPPYGERLGQVDELRHLYKALGDKLKAHCEGWKAVVLTGNPDLGKHMGLRARRIHTLYNGAIECKLLSFDVIPEWYMGYYAKSVEAAATGSPVASSPEPHSEPLNTGAEMFANRLRKNLKNIGRWAQREGVHCYRLYDADLPEYALAVDIYEQWVHVQEYEAPKTVDPAKAATRLSVALAVMPDVLGVPAANIFLKVRRQQKGKSQYVKQDAAGNFYEVHEGNCKFLVNFTDYLDTGLFLDHRPTRALIHTLAKGKRFLNLFGYTGTATVHAAVGGANATVTVDMSNTYLAWARRNLALNGFSDLRHEFISADCLEWMENEKQRYGLIFLDPPTFSNSKRMDNTLDVQRDHVMLIKAAVRLLERDGVLLFSNNYQRFKMDREALPGLQIEDISRATLPKDYERNPRIHNCWKITLA; via the coding sequence ATGAAAAAATCCAATTTTTTTGCCACCGCCCCCAAAGGTATGGAACCGCTGCTGGCCGATGAATTACGCGCACTAGGTGTTTCCAGTGTGGCCGAGACCCGTGCCGGCGTGGCGTTTGAGGCATCACTGGAGCAAGCCTACCGGGTATGCCTCTGGTCGCGCATCGCCAACCGGGTGTTGTTGCCGCTGGCGACCTTTTCCGCACCCTCGCCGGAGGCTCTCTATGCAGGCGTGCGCTCAATCCGCTGGGACGAACATTTGTCCGCAGAGGGTACGCTGACGGTGGATTTCAGCGCATTACAGTCGCAGATTACGCACACCCATTTTGGTGCGCTAAAGGTAAAAGACGCCATCGTCGACCAGTTTCGCGATGCAACTGGGATACGCCCGTCAGTGGCGCGGGAGCGACCCGATGTGCGCATCAACGTCTATCTGCGCCGCGACGTGGCCACCGTCAGTCTCGATCTATCGGGTGAAAGCCTGCACAGACGCGGCTATCGCCAGGAGGGTGTGGAGGCGCCGCTCAAAGAGAATCTCGCTGCCGCGATTCTGCTGCGTGCTGGCTGGCCGGAAATCGCTCGTGCGGGCGGGGCGTTGCTTGATCCGATGTGCGGTTCCGGCACGCTTCCTATCGAAGCCGCCATGATCGCCGCCGATATTGCCCCCGGGTTGCTGCGGCCGTATTACGGTTTTCTGCGCTGGAAGGGGCATGATGCTGGTGCCTGGGCCAGTTTGATTGCAGAAGCGCAGGCGCGCCGGGCGCAGGGGGTAAAACACCTGCCGCCGATCTCCGGCTATGACGCCGATCCGGGCGCGGTGCGGATTGCGCTGGTCAATGTGGAGCATGCAGGCTTGCAAGGCAAGGTGCATATTGAGCGGCGTGAACTCGCCAACATGGATGCTCCGCGCTCACATCAACCCGGCCTGGTGGTCGTCAACCCGCCTTACGGCGAGCGTTTGGGGCAGGTAGACGAGCTGCGACATCTCTACAAGGCTCTGGGCGATAAGCTCAAGGCGCACTGCGAGGGCTGGAAGGCGGTGGTGCTTACCGGCAATCCCGATCTGGGCAAGCACATGGGGCTGCGGGCGCGGCGCATCCACACCCTCTATAACGGTGCCATCGAATGCAAACTGCTGAGCTTTGATGTTATCCCCGAATGGTATATGGGCTACTACGCCAAGAGCGTTGAAGCTGCCGCCACTGGGTCGCCCGTTGCGTCCTCTCCAGAACCACACTCTGAGCCGCTCAACACTGGCGCGGAAATGTTCGCCAACCGCCTGCGCAAGAACCTGAAAAACATCGGGCGCTGGGCGCAGCGCGAGGGCGTGCATTGCTACCGCCTGTACGATGCCGATCTGCCTGAATATGCGCTGGCGGTCGATATCTACGAGCAATGGGTGCATGTGCAGGAATACGAAGCCCCCAAGACGGTGGACCCGGCGAAAGCCGCCACACGCCTAAGTGTAGCCCTGGCGGTAATGCCGGACGTATTGGGCGTCCCCGCCGCAAACATTTTTCTCAAGGTGCGCCGCCAGCAGAAAGGCAAGTCGCAATATGTGAAACAGGATGCGGCAGGCAATTTTTATGAGGTGCATGAGGGCAACTGTAAATTCCTGGTGAACTTCACGGACTACCTCGACACCGGCCTGTTTCTCGACCATCGCCCGACACGCGCCCTGATCCATACCTTGGCGAAGGGTAAGCGCTTCCTCAATCTGTTTGGCTACACTGGCACAGCGACGGTGCATGCCGCCGTGGGTGGCGCAAACGCCACTGTCACGGTCGATATGTCCAACACCTATCTTGCTTGGGCGCGGCGCAATCTTGCGCTCAACGGCTTCAGCGATCTCAGGCACGAATTCATTTCGGCGGACTGCCTGGAGTGGATGGAAAACGAGAAGCAGCGCTATGGCCTCATCTTCCTCGATCCGCCGACCTTTTCAAACTCCAAGCGCATGGACAACACGCTGGATGTGCAGCGGGATCATGTGATGTTGATCAAGGCTGCCGTCAGGCTGCTTGAGCGCGATGGCGTGCTGCTGTTTTCCAACAACTATCAGCGCTTCAAAATGGATCGTGAGGCGCTCCCCGGCCTACAGATAGAAGACATCTCGCGCGCCACCCTGCCCAAGGATTATGAGCGCAATCCGCGCATTCATAACTGCTGGAAGATTACGCTGGCGTAG
- a CDS encoding diguanylate cyclase, with protein sequence MIRNDLSIVLVDDMPLFCEAACVLLESIGYLDVRSAYSAKQALVLLAERPADVVITDWNMPEMDGLELTRHVRQVDEDINHYTSIIMVTANENLESMLLAFQHGIDDYMTKPLRKQELAARLHAAGRIADLQNRLIETAQSLDAHNKELQELATTDPLTGLGNRRYLQTHLDAILAETMARGGVTCLALIDLDHFKVINDTHGHGVGDEVLLAFAKRLHRAARPTDIVARMGGEEFAVIMHYPKMNRCNVEAFERILHDISQYPIKTTVGDIFLTASLGICDYVGGEGLPTPDALINCADIKLYQAKAQGRNRVVF encoded by the coding sequence ATGATCAGAAATGACTTATCGATAGTCCTGGTTGATGACATGCCTCTTTTTTGCGAGGCGGCATGTGTGCTGCTTGAAAGTATCGGCTATCTGGATGTTCGCAGCGCATATAGTGCCAAGCAAGCCTTGGTGTTGTTGGCTGAGCGTCCAGCGGATGTGGTGATCACCGACTGGAATATGCCGGAGATGGATGGGCTGGAGCTTACGCGCCATGTCCGCCAGGTGGACGAGGACATCAATCACTACACCTCGATAATCATGGTTACGGCTAACGAAAACCTGGAAAGTATGTTGCTGGCCTTTCAGCATGGTATCGACGATTACATGACCAAGCCCCTGCGTAAACAGGAGCTGGCCGCCCGTCTTCATGCCGCAGGGCGCATTGCCGACCTGCAGAACCGATTGATCGAAACCGCCCAGAGCCTGGATGCTCACAACAAAGAATTGCAGGAGCTGGCGACGACCGATCCACTTACCGGCCTTGGTAACCGTCGCTACCTGCAAACCCATCTGGATGCCATCCTCGCGGAAACCATGGCGCGCGGCGGTGTCACCTGCCTCGCCCTGATTGACCTCGACCATTTTAAAGTAATCAATGACACCCATGGGCATGGTGTCGGCGATGAAGTGTTGCTGGCGTTTGCCAAGCGTCTGCATCGCGCGGCACGACCGACTGATATAGTCGCACGGATGGGCGGGGAGGAGTTTGCTGTTATCATGCACTACCCGAAGATGAACCGATGCAATGTCGAAGCATTTGAACGTATTCTGCATGACATAAGCCAATACCCCATCAAAACCACTGTGGGCGACATTTTTCTTACCGCTTCGCTTGGGATATGTGATTATGTTGGTGGTGAAGGGTTGCCGACACCCGACGCGCTGATAAACTGTGCCGATATCAAACTGTATCAGGCCAAGGCGCAGGGGCGGAATCGAGTGGTGTTCTGA
- the rnt gene encoding ribonuclease T, giving the protein MNDPVSNSAKSPMASRFRGFLPVVVDVETAGFNAQTDALLEIAAVTLRIDDEGVICPHETHACHVEPFAGANLEPSALAFNGIDPYHPFRLAKPEAEALHIIFNAVRKAIKESGCTRAILVGHNPFFDLGFLNATVARAKIKRNPFHPFSTFDTATLGGLAYGQTVLARAVHAAGLEWDSREAHSAIYDAQKTAELFCAVVNRWGMLQRSEVIKVMDAG; this is encoded by the coding sequence ATGAATGATCCCGTGAGTAATTCGGCCAAGTCTCCCATGGCCTCCCGCTTCCGCGGTTTTCTGCCGGTGGTGGTGGACGTAGAGACGGCGGGTTTCAACGCACAGACCGATGCGCTGCTGGAGATCGCTGCGGTCACGCTGCGCATAGACGATGAGGGCGTCATATGCCCGCACGAGACTCACGCCTGCCACGTGGAGCCGTTTGCGGGCGCGAACCTGGAGCCATCGGCGCTGGCCTTCAACGGCATCGACCCCTATCACCCGTTCCGGCTCGCTAAACCTGAGGCCGAGGCGCTGCATATCATTTTTAATGCCGTGCGCAAGGCGATTAAAGAAAGCGGGTGTACCCGCGCTATTTTGGTTGGGCACAACCCCTTCTTTGATCTCGGCTTTCTCAATGCCACTGTGGCGCGTGCCAAAATCAAGCGCAATCCCTTTCATCCTTTCAGCACATTCGATACCGCCACGCTGGGCGGCCTGGCTTACGGCCAAACCGTGCTGGCGCGTGCGGTACATGCGGCAGGGTTGGAGTGGGACAGCCGCGAGGCACATTCGGCCATTTACGACGCCCAAAAAACCGCCGAGCTGTTCTGTGCAGTGGTCAACCGCTGGGGGATGCTGCAACGATCCGAAGTTATTAAAGTGATGGACGCAGGTTAA
- the pyrC gene encoding dihydroorotase has protein sequence MNQITLTRPDDWHLHLRDGVALTTTVAHTARCFARAIIMPNLKPPVTTTDAALAYRARILAAVPEGMSFDPLMTLYLTDNTPPQEIARARNSGHVAAVKLYPAGATTHSDAGVTALEKTYPALEAMQEHGLPLLIHGEVTDNDIDIFDRERVFIERHLIPLAARFPGLRIVLEHITTKDAADYVAGASDNIAATITAHHLLLNRNAMLAGGIRPHYYCLPILKRETHRQALVAAAASGSPKFFLGTDSAPHARHTKEAACGCAGIYTAHAAIELYAEAFEQAGALDKLEAFASFHGPDFYRLPRNSGHITLRRHTWRVPESFGLGEDALIPFRAGETVAWGVTDE, from the coding sequence GTGAACCAGATTACCCTCACCCGCCCCGATGACTGGCATTTGCATCTGCGTGATGGCGTGGCGCTGACCACCACCGTCGCGCATACGGCACGCTGCTTTGCTCGCGCCATCATCATGCCCAATCTCAAACCCCCGGTTACTACGACGGATGCGGCGCTGGCCTACCGGGCACGCATTCTCGCGGCAGTGCCGGAGGGAATGAGTTTTGATCCGCTGATGACCTTGTACCTCACCGACAATACTCCACCCCAGGAGATTGCCCGCGCCAGGAACAGCGGCCATGTTGCGGCGGTGAAACTCTACCCGGCGGGGGCGACGACGCATTCCGATGCGGGCGTGACGGCGCTGGAAAAGACGTATCCCGCGCTGGAGGCGATGCAGGAGCATGGATTGCCGCTCCTGATTCATGGCGAGGTTACCGATAATGATATCGACATCTTCGACCGCGAGCGGGTATTCATCGAGCGCCATTTGATCCCGCTTGCCGCGCGTTTCCCCGGCCTGCGCATCGTGCTGGAACACATCACCACCAAAGATGCCGCCGATTACGTGGCTGGGGCATCGGATAACATCGCAGCCACCATCACCGCTCATCATTTGCTGCTCAATCGCAACGCCATGCTGGCGGGCGGCATCCGCCCCCATTACTACTGTCTGCCGATACTCAAGCGCGAGACGCATCGTCAGGCATTAGTAGCGGCGGCGGCCAGTGGCAGCCCGAAGTTTTTCCTCGGCACCGACAGTGCGCCGCACGCCAGGCACACCAAGGAGGCTGCCTGCGGCTGCGCGGGCATTTACACCGCCCATGCCGCGATTGAGTTGTATGCCGAGGCCTTTGAACAGGCGGGCGCGCTGGACAAGCTGGAAGCCTTCGCCAGCTTTCACGGCCCGGATTTTTACCGTCTGCCGCGCAACAGTGGGCACATCACTCTGCGGCGGCACACATGGCGCGTGCCGGAGTCATTCGGCTTGGGCGAGGATGCGCTGATACCCTTCCGTGCCGGTGAAACTGTCGCCTGGGGCGTTACCGATGAATGA